One Scyliorhinus canicula chromosome 9, sScyCan1.1, whole genome shotgun sequence DNA segment encodes these proteins:
- the siah1 gene encoding E3 ubiquitin-protein ligase Siah1, which translates to MSRQTATTLPTGTSKCTPAQRVPALAGTTASNSDLASLFECPVCFDYVLPPILQCQSGHLVCSNCRPKLTCCPTCRGPLGSIRNLAMEKVANSVLFPCKYASSGCEITLPHTEKADHEELCEFRPYSCPCPGASCKWQGSLDAVMPHLMHQHKSITTLQGEDIVFLATDINLPGAVDWVMMQSCFGFHFMLVLEKQEKYDGHQQFFAIVQLIGTRKQAENFAYRLELNGHRRRLTWEATPRSIHEGIATAIMNSDCLVFDTSIAQLFAENGNLGINVTISMC; encoded by the coding sequence aTGAGTCGTCAGACTGCCACAACACTCCCCACAGGTACATCAAAGTGCACTCCTGCCCAGAGAGTCCCAGCATTGGCAGGAACTACAGCCTCCAACAGTGATTTAGCAAGTCTATTTGAGTGTCCAGTGTGCTTTGACTATGTGCTACCACCAATCCTTCAGTGCCAGAGTGGCCATCTTGTCTGCAGCAACTGCCGTCCTAAACTTACATGCTGTCCCACTTGCCGGGGCCCTTTGGGTTCCATTCGCAACTTGGCTATGGAAAAAGTGGCCAACTCTGTACTGTTCCCTTGTAAATATGCCTCTTCAGGTTGTGAGATAACACTGCCACATACAGAGAAAGCAGACCATGAGGAACTCTGTGAGTTCAGGCCATACTCATGTCCTTGCCCTGGTGCCTCTTGTAAATGGCAGGGTTCTCTGGATGCTGTAATGCCACACCTGATGCATCAACACAAGTCCATCACAACCTTACAGGGTGAGGATATAGTTTTTCTGGCCACAGACATTAATCTTCCAGGTGCAGTTGATTGGGTTATGATGCAGTCATGTTTTGGCTTCCATTTCATGTTGGTCTTAGAAAAACAGGAAAAGTATGATGGCCACCAACAATTTTTTGCCATAGTACAACTAATTGGAACACGCAAACAAGCTGAAAACTTTGCCTATCGACTTGAACTCAATGGCCACAGACGGCGACTGACTTGGGAAGCAACTCCTCGATCAATTCATGAGGGTATTGCCACAGCAATTATGAATAGTGACTGTCTGGTATTTGACACTAGCATTGCACAGCTTTTTGCAGAAAATGGAAACCTGGGAATCAATGTAACAATCTCAATGTGTTGA